A region from the Lagopus muta isolate bLagMut1 chromosome 27, bLagMut1 primary, whole genome shotgun sequence genome encodes:
- the SEMA4C gene encoding LOW QUALITY PROTEIN: semaphorin-4C (The sequence of the model RefSeq protein was modified relative to this genomic sequence to represent the inferred CDS: deleted 1 base in 1 codon) — translation MAPLLLLAIACLLPPVPSTAPGSSWSAVPRKTVPYAELREAARRFSRGGVSHYVTLTLDEAEALLYVGAREAVFALSTGSVELKAAISWEAPMEKKAECIQKGKNNQTDCFNYVRFLQSYNSSHLYACGTYAFQPKCAYIELSGFTLDHVAFEDGKGKCPYDPTKGHTGLIVDGELYSATFNNFLGTEPVILRNLGPHYSMKTEYLTSWLNEPHFVASAFIQESAGSSTGDDDKVYFFFSERAVEYDCYAEQVVARVARVCKGDVGGARTLQKKWTTFLKARLLCSAPEQQLHFNRLQAVFTLPGASWQETAFFGVFQARWGDVDVSAVCRYHILEVKKAFEGPYKEYREQAQKWGRYSDEVPSPRPGACITDWHRQNGFPNSLALPDNTLNFAKKHPLMDEPVLPQRGRPLLLKKDSNFTQLVVDRVAGLDGAVYEVLFVGTGDGWVHKALNLGSHVHLVEELQVFEPAQPVESLVLAGRKKLLFAGSRLQVAQLPVADCGRYQSCADCVLARDPYCAWSRNGSRCVRSDGLNGSHLVQDVLGSDTRACAMPLVGTQGAITPKNVTVAAGTDLVLTCRLGSNLAQALWTFEGRALPAQQALVLHDGHLRALVVPGAGAQHSGTYRCVAEERGARLGGEAYRVAVLPGAPQETRAPLESAGLAWVVAVCLGAACLVLLLAVLSLWRRLREELGKGAKAIESTLVYPIELPKEPHSPRFVPSAASDSDEKLWDPSSYYCSDGSLKIVPGHAVCRNGGPPGAASPPAAIPGQPLHSPTRIHLGPLRGSSSNGYIRLALGAEERPPCAELAEELRRKLQQRQPLPDSNPEESSV, via the exons ATGGcccccctcctgctgctggccatCGCCTGCCTGCTGCCGCCGGTCCCCAGCACGGCCCCGGGGTCCTCATGGAGCGCCGTGCCCCGAAAAACCGTCCCCTATGCGG AGCTGCGGGAGGCGGCGCGGCGCTTCTCGCGG GGGGGGGTCTCTCATTACGTCACGCTGACGCTGGATGAGGCCGAAGCTCTGCTCTACGTCGGCGCCCGCGAGGCCGTTTTCGCCCTCAGCACCGGCAGCGTGGAGCTGAAAGCGGCG ATCTCATGGGAAGCCCCCatggagaagaaagcagagtgCATCCAGAAGGGCAAAAACAAccag ACCGACTGCTTCAACTACGTGCGCTTCCTGCAGAGCTACAACAGCTCCCACCTCTACGCCTGCGGCACCTACGCCTTCCAGCCCAAGTGTGCCTACATC GAGCTGTCTGGATTCACCCTGGACCACGTGGCTTTCGAGGACGGGAAGGGCAAATGTCCCTACGACCCCACCAAGGGCCACACCGGCCTCATTGTGG ATGGAGAGCTGTACTCTGCCACCTTCAACAACTTCCTGGGCACGGAGCCCGTCATCCTGCGGAACCTGGGGCCGCATTACTCCATGAAGACCGAGTACCTGACCTCATGGCTGAACG agccccacttTGTGGCCTCGGCCTTCATCCAGGAGAGCGCGGGCAGCAGCACCGGCGACGACGACAaggtttatttcttcttcagcgAGAGGGCGGTGGAGTACGACTGCTATGCGGAGCAGGTGGTGGCACGGGTGGCGCGGGTGTGCAAG GGCGACGTCGGCGGCGCTCGCACGCTGCAGAAGAAATGGACGACGTTCCTGAAGGCGcggctgctctgctctgcgccggagcagcagctgcacttcaACCGGCTGCAGGCCGTGTTCACCCTGCCTGGCGCCAGCTGGCAGGAGACGGCTTTCTTCGGGGTGTTCCAGGCGCGGTG GGGGGACGTGGACGTGTCGGCCGTGTGCCGCTACCACATCCTGGAGGTGAAGAAGGCTTTTGAGGGTCCCTACAAGGAGTATCGGGAGCAGGCGCAGAAATGGGGGCGCTATTCGGATGAGGTGCCCAGCCCCCGGCCCGGGGCG TGCATCACCGACTGGCACCGGCAGAACGGCTTCCCCAACTCGCTGGCGCTGCCGGACAACACCCTGAACTTTGCCAAGAAGCACCCGCTGATGGACGAGCCGGTCCTGCCACAGCGCGGCCGCCCGCTGCTGCTCAAGAAGGACTCCAACTTCACCCAGCTGGTGGTGGACCGCGTGGCGGGGCTGGACGGGGCCGTGTACGAGGTGCTGTTTGTCGGCACAG GTGACGGCTGGGTGCACAAGGCGCTGAATCTGGGCTCCCACGTTCATCtggtggaggagctgcaggtctTCGAGCCGGCGCAGCCCGTGGAGAGCCTGGTGCTGGCGGGGCGGAAG AAGCTGCTGTTCGCCGGCTCGCGGCTCCAGGTGGCCCAGCTGCCCGTGGCCGATTGCGGCCGCTACCAGTCCTGTGCCGACTGCGTCCTGGCGCGGGATCCCTACTGCGCGTGGAGCCGCAACGGCAGCCGCTGTGTGCGCTCCGATGGCCTCAATGG GTCTCACCTGGTGCAGGACGTGCTGGGCTCCGACACGCGCGCCTGCGCCATGCCGCTGGTGGGGACACAAG GTGCCATCACCCCCAAGAACGTGACGGTGGCGGCGGGCACCGACCTGGTCCTGACGTGCCGCCTGGGTTCCAACCTGGCTCAGGCTCTGTGGACCTTCGAAGGCCGCGCTCTGCCGGCCCAGCAGGCGCTGGTTCTGCACGACGGCCACCTGCGCGCCCTGGTGGTGCCGGGCGCCGGGGCGCAGCACAGCGGAACGTACCGCTGCGTGGCGGAGGAGCGCGGCGCCCGGCTGGGCGGGGAGGCGTACCGGGTGGCCGTGCTGCCCGGGGCGCCGCAGGAGACGCGGGCGCCGCTGGAAAGCGCCGGGCTGGCGTGGGTCGTGGCCGTTTGTCTGGGCGCGGcgtgcctggtgctgctgctggccgtGCTGTCGCTTTGGAGGAGGCTGCGCGAGGAGCTGGGCAAAGGCGCCAAGGCCATCGAGAGCACCCTGGTTTACCCCATCGAGCTGCCCAAGGAGCCGCACAGCCCGCGCTTCGTGCCCAGCGCCGCTTCGGATTCGGACGAGAAGCTGTGGGACCCGTCCAGCTACTACTGCTCGGACGGCTCGCTCAAGATCGTGCCGGGTCACGCCGTGTGCCGCAACGGCGGTCCGCCCGGTGCAGCTTCGCCGCCGGCCGCCATCCCCGGGCAGCCGCTGCATTCTCCCACCCGCATCCACCTGGGTCCTCTGCGCGGCTCCTCTTCCAACGGCTACATCCGCCTGGCCTTGGGCGCCGAGGAGCGGCCGCCGTGCGCCGAGCTGGCCGAGGAGCTGCGCCGAAAGCTGCAGCAGCGTCAGCCCCTGCCCGACTCCAACCCCGAGGAGTCTTCGGTCTGA
- the FAM178B gene encoding LOW QUALITY PROTEIN: protein FAM178B (The sequence of the model RefSeq protein was modified relative to this genomic sequence to represent the inferred CDS: deleted 1 base in 1 codon), translating into MLRGASARRGQRLGLLRWYQIPLSSARVPRSGLFSSSFQYSLCSYQQLRVSKHLRVGRPFLPPPLGPVDPHPPASPPPPQPHSAEPGEACPGCPMQLRSTRQGPSRARRPRAGPRRSAQQGSATRSPRSAARPSSATESRTVPQRAEDVATTSSSDSEEELIPLKELLACSGPSSPAEHSEVACPQPDPLANSLDALLLEKREQRVANAVQASLTQASMDSIQESSDEDMQLLEEQRAFLSRFNMKLLAFPATHPGEPIFHACPLPPPTLDTRGLQPRSVLEQNFLDASPASQLAFVRDGYLQLLYQTTSACPPPILRWLFQLTSTRPDRSNAFRTLWEMWMRSDDEPWCPTLQDVGQVFAYMGADLQALRCRRLLPPELCPMDTRLDPKCSLEQGNPGAVNTLALVTQLGDVCKLLTVCVLACPCRYPDRARRELVTLLCFLSLDRELRCQPLPDVWHLLHCLLEGIAAWKEQLPALCLSLCRLSRHHHNLLAVARLLPDITARQRELRRRLSLCAMAQLLGKAPCTVLSLRAQEELPALEQLLAQSWPDSLQLPTEPEATDVEQETCYLSRSLLYLADVVVGTERPRNEQKGHLEKLCTQLEQYFGSWLREDMGQFYRSQLKNLAMVLYVKWHELLK; encoded by the exons ATGTTGCGGGGAGCTTCGGCGAGGCGGGGACAGCGGTTGGGGCTGCTGCGCTGGTACCAGATCCCGCTGTCCTCGGCTCGCGTGCCCCGCTCGGGGCTCTTTAGCTCTTCCTTCCAGTACAGCCTTTGTTCCTACCAGCAGCTCCGTGTCAGTAAGCACCTGCGGGTGGGCCGCCCCTTCCTCCCGCCGCCCCTCGGCCCGGTGGATCCTCATCCTCCGGCCTCCCCGCCCCCACCGCAGCCCCACAGCGCCGAGCCAGGTGAGGCCTGTCCTGGG tGCCCCATGCAGCTCCGCAGCACCCGCCAGGGGCCAAGCAGGGCACGACGGCCTCGTGCCGGTCCACGGCGTTCGgcccagcagggctcagccacGCGCTCCCCACGCAGCGCAGCGCGGCCCAGCAGCGCCACTGAGAGCAGGACGGTGCCGCAGCGAGCAGAGGACGTGGCAACAACATCCTCCAGCGACAGCGAGGAGGAGCTGATCCCTTTGAAGGAGCTGCTGGCGTGCAGCGGGCCCTCGAGCCCtgctgagcacagtgag GTTGCATGCCCGCAGCCAGACCCGCTTGCCAACAGCCTGGAtgcgctgctgctggagaaaag GGAGCAGCGCGTGGCCAACGCCGTGCAGGCCAGCCTGACGCAGGCCAGCATGGACAGCATCCAGGAGTCATCAGACGAGGACATGCAGCTCCTGGAGGAGCAGAG GGCCTTCCTGTCCCGCTTCAACATGAAGCTGCTCGCCTTCCCCGCCACGCACCCAGGGGAGCCCATCTTCCACGCCTGCCCGCTCCCACCGCCCACCCTGGACACCCGTGGGCTGCAGCCTCGCAGCGTCCTGGAGCAGAATTTCCTCGA CGCCTCGCCTGCCTCCCAGCTGGCTTTTGTGCGTGACGGCTACCTGCAGCTGCTCTACCAAACCACATCTGCCTGCCCGCCGCCCATCCTACGCTGGCTTTTCCAG CTGACGAGCACGAGGCCGGACAGGAGCAACGCGTTCCGGACGCTGTGGGAGATGTGGATGAGAAGCGATG ATGAGCCCTGGTGCCCCACGCTGCAGGACGTTGGCCAGGTCTTTGCCTACATGGGTGCTGACCTGCAGGCCCTGCGCTGCCGGCGGCTGCTGCCCCCCGAGCTGTGCCCCATGGACACGAG GCTGGATCCGAAATGCTCCCTGGAGCAGGGAAACCCGGGTGCCGTCAACACGCTGGCCCTGGTGACGCAGCTGGGGGACGTCTGCAAG CTGCTGACGGTGTGCGTGCTCGCCTGCCCGTGCCGCTACCCCGACCGCGCCCGCCGGGAGCTGGTGAcgctgctctgcttcctcagcCTCGACCGCGAGCTGCGCTGCCAACCTCTGCCCGACGTGTGGCAcctcctgcactgcctgctggaGGGCATCGCGGCCTGGAAGGAGCAG CTGCCCGCGCTCTGCCTGTCGCTCTGCCGGCTCTCCCGGCACCACCACAACCTGCTCGCCGTCGCGCGGCTGCTGCCGGACATCACCGCCAGGCAGAG GGAGCTCCGCAGGCGCCTGAGCCTTTGCGCCATGGcccagctgctggggaaggcGCCGTGCACCGTGCTGTCCCTTAGGGCGCAGGAAGAG CTGCCAGcgctggagcagctcctggctcaATCCTGGCCGGacagcctgcagctccccacTGAGCCCGAAGCAACGGACGTGGAGCAGGAG ACCTGCTACCTGAGCCGCAGCCTCCTCTACCTCGCCGACGTCGTGGTGGGCACGGAGCGG CCGCGCAACGAACAGAAG GGGCATCTAGAGAAGCTGTGCACCCAGCTGGAGCAGTACTTTGGGTCGTGGCTGCGTGAGGACATGGGGCAGTTCTACCGCTCCCAGCTGAAGAACCTGGCCATGGTGCTCTACGTCAAGTGGCACGAGCTGCTGAAGTAA
- the ANKRD39 gene encoding ankyrin repeat domain-containing protein 39 codes for MAAGRRSPPGPCCPPRVAVPSVHQSLPEMDFERGIWAAARDGDEARVLQLLERRGEPSQPDLAGYTALHYASRNGHLGVCRLLLQRGAHCNARTPGGATALHRASYCGHVAVARLLLAHGADPAAADGDGRTSLHKAAERGHRELCVLLLQNSPALLAARDAKGRRPRDTADPAVWDLLEG; via the exons ATGGCGGCGGGCCGCCGCTCACCGCCGGGGCCGTGCTGCCCGCCGCGGGTGGCGGTGCCCAGCGTGCACCAGAGCCTCCCCGAGATGGACTTCGAGCGGG GGATCTGGGCAGCGGCGCGGGACGGGGACGAAGCTCGGGTGCTGCAACTGCTGGAACGGCGCGGGGAGCCCAGCCAGCCCGACCTGGCGGGGTACACCGCCCTG CACTACGCCAGCCGCAACGGGCACCTGGGTGTGTGCCGCTTGCTGCTGCAGCGCGGCGCTCATTGCAACGCCCGCACGCCCGGCGGGGCCACCGCCCTGCACCGCGCCAGCTACTGCGGGCACGTGGCCGTGGCGCGGCTCCTGCTGGCGCACGGCGCTGACCCCGCCGCCGCCGACGGGGACGGCCGCACCAGCCTGCATAAG GCGGCGGAGCGCGGTCACCGGGAGCTCTGCgtcctcctgctgcagaacagccctGCCTTGCTGGCTGCTCGTGATGCTAAAGGACGGCGGCCCCGCGACACGGCCGACCCCGCGGTGTGGGATCTGCTGGAGGGATGA